A region of Sphingomonas sp. DNA encodes the following proteins:
- a CDS encoding NAD(P)H-dependent oxidoreductase, with amino-acid sequence MTTLLHIDSSARPGLSGRDARGSHTRRLTRRFLDRWTARAPAARVIARDLAIAPPTAVTGDWVAAAFAKPHRRTAATDAVLAESDALIAELEQADVIVIGAPMYNFGIPSTLKAWIDNVVRIRRTFGFDPSRKGDDLYWPLLPPGKALVIVSARGDGGYAPDGPLAALNLVETSLRVPLGFIGIAENWSVAVEWDEFSDRRVEESLTQAEAEIDALVDRLAARRLPQAA; translated from the coding sequence ATGACGACTCTGCTGCACATCGATTCAAGCGCCCGACCGGGCCTGTCGGGGCGCGACGCGCGCGGCTCGCATACGCGCCGGCTGACCCGTCGCTTCCTCGATCGCTGGACCGCTCGGGCCCCCGCCGCGCGCGTGATCGCGCGCGATCTCGCTATCGCTCCGCCGACGGCGGTCACCGGCGACTGGGTCGCCGCCGCCTTCGCGAAGCCGCACCGCCGCACCGCCGCGACGGACGCCGTGCTCGCCGAAAGCGATGCGCTGATCGCTGAGCTGGAACAGGCGGATGTGATCGTCATCGGCGCGCCGATGTACAATTTCGGCATCCCCTCGACGCTCAAGGCCTGGATCGACAATGTCGTGCGGATCAGGCGGACCTTCGGCTTCGATCCGTCACGCAAGGGCGACGATCTCTACTGGCCGCTGCTGCCGCCGGGCAAGGCGCTGGTGATCGTCAGCGCGCGGGGCGACGGGGGCTATGCGCCGGACGGGCCGCTCGCCGCCCTCAATCTGGTGGAGACGTCGCTGCGCGTCCCGCTGGGCTTCATCGGCATCGCCGAAAACTGGTCCGTCGCGGTCGAATGGGACGAGTTTTCCGACAGGCGGGTCGAGGAATCGCTGACGCAGGCGGAAGCCGAGATCGACGCCCTCGTCGATCGCCTTGCCGCCCGCCGACTGCCGCAGGCCGCCTAA
- a CDS encoding 5-(carboxyamino)imidazole ribonucleotide synthase yields the protein MIVPPGSTIGIVGGGQLGRMLALAGAPLGYKCHIYAPDETPPAGEVAARVTRGGFTDEAALARFAAEVDVVTYEFENIAAGPLRAITERVALWPPRESLEIAQDRLDEKRFVTRLGGRPAPFAAVNDRAGLDAALAEIGAPAILKTRRLGYDGKGQARIMDAGQADAAWEAVAGAPGVLEGFVAFDAEFSILLCRGGDGEIVLWDAPRNVHENGILARSIVPAGEALAPAIAEAEALARRVAEALNHVGVLALEFFAVGERALFNEMAPRVHNSGHWTIEGAATSQFENHIRAVCGLPLGTTERTAPHVEMANLIGKDVEGWRGLLAEPGAHLHLYGKHHARPGRKMGHVTRLTGRAD from the coding sequence ATGATCGTCCCGCCCGGCTCCACCATCGGCATCGTCGGCGGCGGCCAGCTCGGCCGGATGCTGGCGCTGGCCGGCGCGCCCCTGGGCTACAAATGCCACATCTACGCGCCCGACGAGACGCCGCCCGCCGGCGAGGTCGCGGCGCGCGTCACGCGGGGCGGTTTCACCGACGAAGCCGCCTTGGCCCGCTTCGCCGCCGAGGTCGATGTCGTCACCTACGAATTCGAGAATATCGCCGCCGGCCCGCTGCGCGCGATCACCGAGCGGGTGGCGCTCTGGCCGCCGCGCGAATCGCTGGAGATCGCGCAGGATCGGCTGGACGAGAAGCGGTTCGTCACACGCCTCGGCGGCCGCCCCGCGCCCTTCGCCGCCGTGAACGACCGCGCCGGGCTGGACGCGGCGCTGGCCGAAATCGGCGCGCCGGCGATCCTGAAGACCCGCCGGCTGGGCTATGACGGCAAGGGGCAGGCGCGGATCATGGATGCGGGCCAGGCGGATGCGGCCTGGGAGGCCGTGGCGGGGGCGCCGGGCGTGCTGGAGGGCTTCGTCGCGTTCGACGCGGAATTCTCGATCCTGCTGTGCCGGGGCGGGGATGGCGAGATCGTCCTGTGGGACGCGCCGCGCAACGTGCACGAGAACGGCATCCTCGCCCGCTCGATCGTGCCGGCCGGGGAAGCGCTTGCCCCCGCCATCGCCGAAGCCGAGGCGCTGGCGAGACGTGTCGCGGAGGCACTGAATCATGTCGGCGTGCTGGCGCTGGAATTCTTCGCGGTCGGCGAACGGGCGCTGTTCAATGAAATGGCGCCGCGCGTCCACAATAGCGGCCACTGGACGATCGAAGGGGCGGCGACCTCGCAATTCGAAAATCACATCCGCGCGGTCTGCGGCCTGCCGCTCGGCACCACCGAGCGCACGGCGCCGCACGTCGAGATGGCCAATCTGATCGGCAAGGATGTGGAGGGCTGGCGCGGTCTGCTCGCCGAGCCCGGCGCCCACCTCCACCTTTACGGCAAGCACCATGCCCGCCCCGGGCGCAAGATGGGCCATGTCACCCGGCTGACCGGCCGGGCGGACTGA
- a CDS encoding LysR family transcriptional regulator, with protein sequence MRQLPPLAALRAFEAAARHLSFKRAAAELGVTPTAISHQVRLLEEVLALKLFDRGVREVALTPAGQQLFPALRDGFDTIAGALAALRKPGRRMLTLTALRTFAEYRLVPRIEAFREANPGLDLRLHASESVLDLTAGEADAAVRYGRGPFPGLVSEPLYTERFAPLCSPSLGLERPEQLADMPLLHSEWQRQGPHVPSWARWGEEAGLRGIDWRRGTVFTDESHAVQAAIAGKGVALLSPVMLAGEIARGLLVEPFGPNLPGLDFHFVHSGDPRRAGDMAALRAWLGDAIAAVRIP encoded by the coding sequence ATGCGACAACTCCCGCCCCTTGCCGCGCTGCGCGCCTTCGAGGCCGCCGCGCGGCATCTGAGCTTCAAGCGCGCCGCCGCCGAGCTGGGCGTGACGCCCACCGCGATCAGCCATCAGGTCCGGCTGCTGGAGGAGGTGCTCGCGCTGAAGCTGTTCGACCGCGGCGTGCGCGAAGTCGCGCTGACTCCGGCGGGGCAGCAGCTTTTCCCCGCCCTGCGCGACGGGTTCGACACGATCGCCGGCGCGCTCGCGGCGCTGCGCAAACCGGGCCGGCGCATGCTGACCCTGACCGCGCTCCGCACCTTTGCCGAATATCGGCTGGTGCCGCGTATCGAGGCGTTCCGCGAAGCCAATCCGGGACTGGACCTCCGCCTGCACGCCTCGGAAAGCGTGCTCGACCTCACCGCCGGCGAGGCGGACGCGGCGGTCCGCTACGGGCGAGGACCGTTTCCCGGGCTCGTCTCGGAACCGCTCTATACTGAACGGTTCGCGCCCTTGTGCAGCCCTTCGCTCGGCCTCGAACGGCCGGAGCAGCTGGCCGACATGCCGCTGTTGCACAGCGAATGGCAGCGCCAGGGGCCGCACGTGCCGAGCTGGGCGCGCTGGGGCGAGGAAGCGGGTCTACGCGGCATCGACTGGCGGCGCGGCACCGTCTTCACCGACGAAAGCCATGCCGTGCAGGCGGCGATCGCGGGCAAGGGCGTCGCGCTGCTCAGCCCGGTGATGCTCGCCGGCGAGATCGCGCGCGGATTGCTGGTCGAGCCATTCGGGCCCAACCTGCCGGGGCTCGACTTCCATTTCGTCCATTCCGGCGATCCGCGCCGGGCCGGGGACATGGCGGCGCTGCGGGCATGGCTCGGCGACGCCATCGCGGCGGTCAGAATTCCTTGA
- a CDS encoding Lrp/AsnC family transcriptional regulator, whose protein sequence is MDRTDYRILAILQEDASLPVAEIASRVNLSQTPCWRRIQKLEAQGVIQRRVAIVDPVAVGLGISVFVEIEAADHSPDWLNGFSVTVAAMPEVMDVYRMAGDVDYLLRVVVGSMAEFDDFYRRLIAEVPLKNVTSRFAMERVKSSTAYPLARHIER, encoded by the coding sequence ATGGACCGTACAGACTATCGCATCCTCGCCATCCTGCAGGAGGACGCCTCGCTTCCGGTCGCCGAGATCGCGAGCCGGGTCAACCTGTCCCAGACGCCCTGCTGGCGGCGCATTCAGAAGCTGGAGGCGCAGGGCGTGATCCAGCGCCGCGTCGCGATCGTCGATCCGGTGGCGGTCGGGCTCGGCATCTCGGTCTTCGTCGAGATCGAGGCGGCCGATCATTCGCCCGACTGGTTGAACGGCTTTTCCGTCACGGTCGCGGCGATGCCCGAGGTGATGGACGTCTATCGCATGGCCGGCGACGTCGACTATCTGCTGCGCGTCGTGGTCGGCTCGATGGCGGAGTTCGACGATTTCTACCGCCGGCTGATCGCCGAGGTGCCGTTGAAGAACGTCACTTCGCGCTTCGCGATGGAGCGAGTGAAGAGCAGCACGGCCTATCCGCTCGCTCGCCATATCGAACGCTGA
- a CDS encoding GGDEF domain-containing protein: MTARPNFAVGTEWDACAPDVREALSRLADENALLRAALAETRARLGDLEDAVDTDPLTGLANDRAFRRELDRVVGQAQRHRTPAALLSIDVCGLRAINDNHGRIAGDAALSHIARLLKGLIRVTDVAARLGGGFGLILDHLDADSAIETGERIARFVAGQPLDLGGTRVGLRATVGVAAILPGDGAEEVLVRAQRNMARVKEF; the protein is encoded by the coding sequence GTGACGGCACGGCCGAATTTCGCGGTGGGAACGGAATGGGATGCCTGCGCGCCCGACGTGCGCGAGGCGCTGTCGCGGCTGGCCGATGAAAATGCGCTGCTGCGCGCCGCCCTCGCGGAGACGCGCGCCCGGCTGGGCGATCTCGAGGACGCCGTCGACACCGATCCGCTGACCGGCCTCGCCAACGACCGCGCCTTCCGCCGCGAGCTGGACCGGGTCGTCGGCCAGGCGCAGCGGCATCGCACGCCGGCGGCCCTGCTCTCGATCGACGTCTGCGGCCTGCGGGCGATCAACGACAATCACGGCCGGATCGCCGGCGACGCCGCCTTGTCCCATATCGCACGGCTGCTGAAGGGCCTGATCCGCGTCACCGACGTCGCGGCGCGGCTGGGCGGCGGCTTCGGCCTGATCCTGGATCATCTCGACGCCGATTCGGCGATCGAGACCGGCGAGCGCATCGCCCGCTTCGTCGCGGGCCAGCCGCTCGACCTCGGCGGCACCCGGGTCGGGCTCAGGGCGACGGTCGGCGTGGCCGCGATCCTGCCCGGCGACGGCGCCGAGGAAGTCCTCGTCCGCGCCCAGCGCAACATGGCGCGCGTCAAGGAATTCTGA
- the gpmA gene encoding 2,3-diphosphoglycerate-dependent phosphoglycerate mutase codes for MPRLVLIRHGQSAWNLENRFTGWWDVDLTEQGVAEAKTAGELLAARGLDFDLCFTSVQTRAIKTLNIALEAMGRLWLPVEKHWRLNERHYGGLTGLDKAETAAKHGAEQVHIWRRSFDIPPPAQEPAGDFDLTNDRRYAGIAIPATESLKDTIARVLPYWEERIAPALRSSERVLISAHGNSLRALVKHLSGIPDDEITSLEIPTGQPIVYELDDDLGEIERYYLKDR; via the coding sequence ATGCCCCGCCTCGTCCTCATCCGCCACGGCCAGTCGGCCTGGAACCTGGAGAACAGGTTTACCGGCTGGTGGGACGTGGATCTGACGGAGCAGGGCGTCGCCGAGGCGAAGACGGCGGGCGAGCTGCTCGCCGCCCGGGGCCTCGATTTCGATCTCTGCTTCACCAGCGTACAGACCCGCGCGATCAAGACGCTGAACATCGCGCTGGAGGCGATGGGGCGGCTGTGGCTGCCGGTCGAGAAGCACTGGCGGCTGAACGAGCGGCATTATGGCGGCCTGACCGGCCTCGACAAGGCGGAGACCGCGGCGAAGCATGGCGCGGAGCAGGTGCATATCTGGCGCCGCTCCTTCGATATCCCGCCGCCGGCGCAGGAGCCCGCCGGGGATTTCGATCTCACCAACGACCGCCGCTATGCCGGCATCGCCATCCCCGCGACCGAGAGCCTCAAGGACACGATCGCGCGCGTATTGCCTTATTGGGAGGAACGGATCGCCCCGGCGCTGCGCTCCAGCGAGCGGGTGCTGATCTCCGCCCACGGCAATTCGCTGCGCGCTTTGGTCAAGCATCTGTCCGGCATTCCCGACGACGAGATCACGAGCCTCGAAATCCCGACCGGCCAGCCGATCGTCTACGAACTGGACGACGATCTCGGCGAGATCGAGCGTTACTACCTCAAGGACCGTTAG
- the purE gene encoding 5-(carboxyamino)imidazole ribonucleotide mutase → MTAGTPLIGIIMGSRSDWETMKEAADILDGLGVPYETKVVSAHRTPQRLYDYATGAAARGLKAIIAGAGGAAHLPGMAASMTRLPVLGVPVQSKALKGLDSLLSIVQMPAGVPVATLAIGKAGAANAGLLAAAILATSDDALAQRLDSWRRAQTEGVAESPE, encoded by the coding sequence ATGACCGCCGGAACGCCTCTCATCGGGATCATCATGGGCAGCCGCTCCGACTGGGAGACGATGAAGGAAGCCGCCGACATTCTGGACGGGCTCGGCGTGCCTTATGAGACGAAGGTGGTCTCGGCCCACCGCACCCCGCAGCGACTCTACGATTATGCGACCGGCGCCGCGGCGCGGGGCCTCAAGGCGATCATCGCCGGTGCCGGCGGCGCGGCGCACCTGCCGGGCATGGCGGCGTCGATGACCCGGCTGCCGGTGCTCGGCGTGCCGGTCCAGTCCAAGGCGCTGAAGGGGCTGGATAGCCTCCTCTCCATCGTCCAGATGCCGGCCGGCGTACCGGTCGCGACGCTGGCGATCGGCAAGGCGGGCGCGGCCAATGCCGGCCTGCTCGCCGCCGCCATCCTCGCCACGTCGGACGATGCCCTGGCGCAGCGGCTCGATTCCTGGCGCCGGGCGCAGACCGAGGGGGTGGCCGAAAGCCCCGAATGA
- a CDS encoding DUF4136 domain-containing protein — protein MKRSIVRLSLILAAAATAAGCATDTGGSAQSGVSVTRFHLNQPIARGEIAVEASDLEDANSIAFAERALPVARELTRLGWTVTVRNPNSEHVAVVRIEQGRRAAARRSGLSIGIGGGTGGYRSGVGVGLGTTIPIGGSGPIVVTELSVRIQRRSDATAIWEGRAQLEARESAPLADPRNATNRLAAALFEGFPGESGRTIRVR, from the coding sequence ATGAAGAGATCGATCGTGCGTTTGAGCCTCATTCTGGCCGCAGCGGCCACCGCAGCCGGCTGCGCCACCGACACGGGCGGCAGCGCCCAATCGGGCGTCTCGGTGACGCGCTTCCACCTCAATCAGCCGATCGCACGCGGCGAGATCGCGGTCGAGGCATCGGATCTGGAAGACGCCAACAGCATCGCATTCGCCGAGCGGGCGCTCCCGGTCGCGCGCGAGCTGACCCGGCTCGGCTGGACCGTGACGGTGCGCAATCCAAATTCCGAACATGTCGCGGTGGTGCGGATCGAGCAGGGCCGCCGCGCCGCGGCCCGGCGCTCCGGGCTCAGCATCGGCATCGGCGGCGGCACCGGCGGCTATCGCAGCGGCGTCGGCGTCGGGCTGGGTACGACGATCCCGATCGGCGGCTCCGGCCCGATCGTCGTCACCGAGCTGTCCGTCCGGATACAGCGCCGCTCCGACGCGACGGCGATCTGGGAGGGCCGCGCCCAGCTCGAAGCGCGGGAAAGCGCTCCGCTCGCCGATCCACGCAATGCGACGAACCGGCTCGCCGCCGCGTTGTTTGAGGGCTTCCCCGGAGAGTCCGGGCGCACTATCAGGGTCCGGTAA
- a CDS encoding insulinase family protein, translating to MRKLFTSFALAAGISLAGIAALTGETAVAQPAAQAQGADPQALLARVNIPFETFTLDNGLRVVVHEDRKAPIVAVSIWYNVGSKDEPAGRTGFAHLFEHLMFNGSENAPGEYFEYTRAIGATDLNGTTWFDRTNYFQTVPRPALEQALFLESDRMGHLLGAVTQENLTNQIGVVQNEKRQGDNQPFGLVDYAQLEALFPEGHPYRHSTIGSMADLSAATMETVHQWFRDKYGPNNAVLVLAGDINAAEARPLVERYFGDIARGPVNNPAQADVPTLPERVDLTMHDRVANTRLYRNWVVPSLTDADQVSLQVAAAVLGGLSSSRLDNALVRGEQTATRVAAYVQPFQRVSLFEVFVDVRPGQDADAVSRRLDELIAEFVANGPTEDEVRRTVMRTLSGRVQGLEQVGGFGGKAVALAEGMLYADDPNFYRTRLEQLARATPDQVRAASQRWLSRPVLAIRVDPGEREAYEEAPGVTGSRSASEAQPAGHRPRYYAPPQEGDQPLAPLPFAPREAPGVTGAAELDFPATERARLSNGIQVIYARRQTVPVTRIAVEFDAGAAADPSTRLGTQAMMLNLLTEGTTSLNSTQLAEAQERLGATVGTGQSLDRTIVSLTALTPNLGPSIDLLSDVIRNPAFAPGEVERIRQQQLAGIAQEMTQPQGLALRALPALLYGADHPYGKPGTGTGDPAVVQALTRDELIAFHQAWIRPDNATIFAVGDLPLSEFVAQLETRLGAWRAPRTPRGTKTFPAHAPAAGPRIVLIDRPQSPQSFILAGQLLPAEGTQDLLNLTAANEVLAGNFLARINMDLRETKGWSYGAGGGPNLREHQVPFIIQAPVQADRTGDSIQAIREQVSGFLGANGVTAAELERTVLGNTRQLPGQFETSPAVLGALRSNALYRRPDNYWETIADRYRGMTTQVLDETARRYINPDNFIWVVVGDASRVRAQLDQLGIPVEVIPAQGAPAPAAQ from the coding sequence ATGCGCAAGCTATTCACTTCGTTCGCATTGGCCGCAGGCATATCGCTGGCCGGCATTGCCGCGCTGACCGGCGAGACGGCGGTCGCCCAGCCGGCCGCGCAGGCCCAGGGCGCCGATCCGCAGGCGCTGCTGGCGCGGGTCAACATCCCGTTCGAGACCTTCACGCTCGACAACGGCCTGCGCGTCGTCGTCCATGAGGACCGCAAGGCGCCGATCGTCGCGGTCAGCATCTGGTACAATGTCGGCTCCAAGGACGAGCCGGCCGGCCGCACCGGCTTCGCCCATCTGTTCGAGCATCTGATGTTCAACGGCTCGGAAAACGCGCCGGGCGAATATTTCGAATATACCCGCGCGATCGGCGCGACCGACCTCAACGGCACGACCTGGTTCGACCGCACCAATTATTTCCAGACTGTCCCGCGCCCGGCGCTGGAGCAGGCCCTGTTCCTGGAAAGCGACCGGATGGGCCATCTGCTCGGCGCGGTGACGCAGGAGAATCTGACCAACCAGATCGGCGTTGTCCAGAACGAGAAGCGTCAGGGCGACAACCAGCCGTTCGGCCTGGTCGATTATGCCCAGCTCGAGGCGCTGTTTCCCGAAGGCCATCCCTATCGCCACTCGACGATCGGCTCGATGGCGGACCTGTCGGCGGCGACGATGGAGACGGTACATCAGTGGTTCCGCGACAAATACGGGCCCAACAATGCCGTGCTCGTGCTCGCCGGCGACATCAACGCCGCCGAGGCGCGTCCGCTCGTCGAGCGCTATTTCGGCGACATCGCGCGCGGCCCGGTGAACAACCCGGCGCAGGCCGACGTGCCGACCCTGCCGGAACGCGTCGATCTCACCATGCACGATCGCGTCGCCAATACCCGGCTCTACCGCAACTGGGTGGTGCCGAGCCTGACCGACGCGGACCAGGTGTCGCTCCAGGTCGCCGCCGCCGTACTGGGCGGGCTGTCCAGTTCGCGACTCGACAATGCGCTGGTGCGCGGCGAGCAGACCGCGACGCGCGTGGCCGCCTACGTCCAGCCCTTCCAGCGGGTTAGCCTGTTCGAAGTCTTCGTCGACGTGCGGCCGGGGCAGGATGCCGACGCGGTATCGCGCCGGCTCGACGAGCTCATCGCCGAGTTCGTCGCCAACGGACCGACCGAGGACGAGGTCCGGCGCACGGTGATGCGGACGCTTTCCGGCCGCGTCCAGGGTCTCGAGCAGGTCGGCGGCTTCGGCGGCAAGGCCGTCGCGCTGGCCGAAGGCATGCTCTATGCCGACGATCCCAATTTTTATCGGACCCGGCTGGAGCAGCTTGCTCGCGCCACGCCGGACCAGGTCCGCGCCGCGTCGCAGCGCTGGCTCTCGCGGCCGGTGCTCGCCATTCGCGTCGATCCCGGCGAGCGGGAAGCCTATGAGGAGGCGCCGGGCGTCACCGGCTCGCGGAGCGCAAGCGAGGCCCAGCCGGCCGGCCACAGGCCGCGTTACTATGCACCGCCGCAGGAAGGCGATCAGCCGCTCGCGCCGCTGCCCTTCGCGCCGCGCGAAGCGCCGGGCGTGACCGGCGCTGCCGAGCTCGATTTCCCGGCCACCGAACGGGCCCGGCTTTCGAACGGCATCCAGGTCATCTACGCGCGCCGCCAGACCGTCCCGGTCACGCGGATCGCGGTCGAGTTCGATGCCGGCGCCGCCGCCGATCCGAGCACCCGGCTCGGCACCCAGGCGATGATGCTGAACCTGCTCACCGAGGGCACGACCAGCCTCAATTCGACCCAGCTGGCCGAGGCGCAGGAGCGGCTTGGCGCGACCGTCGGCACCGGCCAGAGCCTGGACCGGACGATCGTTTCGCTGACCGCGCTGACCCCCAATCTGGGGCCGTCGATCGATCTGCTTTCGGACGTGATCCGCAATCCGGCCTTCGCGCCGGGCGAAGTGGAGCGCATCCGCCAGCAGCAGCTCGCCGGCATCGCACAGGAGATGACCCAGCCTCAGGGCCTGGCGCTGCGCGCGCTGCCGGCACTGCTCTACGGGGCCGATCATCCCTATGGCAAGCCGGGCACCGGCACCGGCGATCCGGCGGTGGTGCAGGCGCTGACCCGCGATGAGCTGATCGCGTTCCACCAGGCCTGGATCCGGCCCGACAATGCGACGATCTTCGCGGTCGGCGATCTCCCGCTCAGCGAGTTCGTGGCGCAGCTCGAGACGCGCCTCGGCGCATGGCGGGCGCCCAGGACGCCGCGCGGCACCAAGACCTTCCCGGCGCACGCGCCGGCGGCCGGCCCGCGCATCGTCCTGATCGACCGGCCGCAATCGCCGCAATCGTTCATCCTCGCCGGCCAGCTGCTGCCCGCCGAGGGCACGCAGGATCTGCTCAACCTCACCGCCGCCAACGAAGTGCTCGCCGGTAACTTCCTCGCGCGCATCAACATGGATCTGCGCGAAACGAAGGGCTGGTCCTACGGCGCGGGCGGCGGCCCGAACCTGCGCGAGCATCAGGTGCCTTTCATCATCCAGGCGCCCGTCCAGGCCGATCGCACCGGCGATTCGATCCAGGCGATCCGGGAGCAGGTGAGCGGCTTCCTCGGTGCGAACGGCGTAACCGCGGCCGAGCTCGAGCGGACGGTCCTGGGCAATACCCGCCAGCTGCCCGGCCAGTTCGAAACCTCGCCGGCGGTGCTCGGTGCGCTGCGCTCCAACGCGCTCTATCGCCGTCCGGACAATTATTGGGAAACGATCGCCGACCGCTATCGGGGCATGACCACGCAAGTGCTCGACGAGACCGCCCGCCGCTACATCAATCCGGACAATTTCATCTGGGTCGTGGTGGGTGATGCGAGCCGGGTGCGCGCCCAGCTCGACCAGCTCGGCATCCCGGTCGAGGTGATCCCGGCGCAGGGCGCGCCGGCGCCGGCCGCGCAATAG
- the galE gene encoding UDP-glucose 4-epimerase GalE, with the protein MTVLVTGGAGYIGSHAVLALRDAGRPVAVIDNLTTGFAWVLPGDVPLIEGDIADQALVERVIAEQGVSAIMHFAGSIVVPDSVADPLGYYLNNTVKSRALIESAVRGGVGHFIFSSTAATYGVPETVPVREDMPTQPINPYGWSKLMTERMLADAAFAHPINYCALRYFNVAGADPRGRAGQSTAGATHLIKVAVEAATGKRSHVDVYGTDYDTPDGTGVRDYIHVGDLAAAHVAALDALIADPATSHLLNCGYGRGFSVLDVLDSVDRVTNLRIERRMQPRRAGDPPALIADNGRILATLPWRPARDDLDTIVADALAWERRLAERG; encoded by the coding sequence ATGACGGTGCTGGTGACGGGCGGCGCGGGCTATATCGGCAGCCATGCGGTGCTGGCGCTGCGCGACGCGGGCCGGCCGGTGGCGGTGATCGACAATCTGACCACCGGTTTCGCTTGGGTTCTGCCCGGCGATGTGCCGCTGATCGAGGGCGATATCGCCGATCAGGCGCTGGTCGAACGCGTCATCGCGGAGCAGGGCGTGAGCGCGATCATGCATTTCGCCGGATCGATCGTCGTGCCGGACTCGGTGGCCGATCCGCTCGGCTATTATCTCAACAATACGGTGAAGAGCCGCGCGCTGATCGAAAGCGCGGTGCGGGGCGGGGTCGGGCACTTCATCTTCTCCTCGACCGCCGCCACCTATGGCGTGCCGGAGACCGTGCCGGTCCGGGAGGACATGCCGACCCAGCCGATCAACCCCTATGGCTGGTCCAAGCTGATGACCGAGCGGATGCTGGCCGACGCCGCTTTCGCCCATCCGATCAATTATTGCGCGCTGCGCTATTTCAATGTCGCCGGCGCCGATCCGCGAGGGCGCGCGGGCCAGTCTACGGCAGGCGCCACCCATCTCATCAAGGTCGCGGTCGAGGCCGCCACCGGCAAGCGCAGCCATGTCGATGTGTACGGCACCGACTATGACACGCCCGACGGCACCGGCGTGCGCGACTATATCCATGTCGGCGACCTCGCCGCCGCCCATGTCGCGGCGCTCGACGCACTGATCGCCGATCCGGCCACCAGCCACCTCCTGAATTGCGGCTATGGTCGGGGATTTTCGGTGCTCGACGTGCTCGACAGCGTCGATCGGGTGACGAATCTTCGCATCGAACGGCGGATGCAGCCGCGCCGCGCGGGCGATCCGCCGGCGCTGATCGCCGACAATGGCCGTATCCTCGCCACTTTGCCCTGGCGACCGGCGCGCGACGACCTCGACACGATCGTCGCCGACGCGCTCGCCTGGGAGCGCAGGCTCGCCGAGCGCGGCTGA
- the ykgO gene encoding type B 50S ribosomal protein L36 — protein MKIRNSLKSLKSRHRDCRVIRRRGRTYVINKTNRRFKARQG, from the coding sequence ATGAAGATCCGCAACTCTCTGAAGTCCTTGAAGTCGCGCCATCGCGACTGCCGCGTGATCCGCCGCCGGGGCCGCACCTACGTCATCAACAAGACGAACCGCCGCTTCAAGGCGCGCCAGGGCTGA